A single genomic interval of Mucilaginibacter boryungensis harbors:
- a CDS encoding glycoside hydrolase family 16 protein has product MHVTIKTLFVCFVLFTVCPLAAKAQKLFTDTAGGYKLAWADEFNKDGAPDTTNWKFEKGFVRNHEAQWYQPQNASCKNGILTIKANKEHIPNPIYTAGSNNWKNNREFIDYTSSSMNTRGQHSWQYGRFVMRARIDVDPGIWPAFWTLGVSKSWPSNGEIDIMEYYRGNLLANIACGTAKANNAKWYSTKKSLDSLGVGWSKKFHVWRMDWDETAISLFVDDKLLNRVELNDLINRDGSNFNPFMQPHYILLNLAIGGDNGGDPSPTAFPRFYEIDYVRVYQKIADR; this is encoded by the coding sequence ATGCACGTTACGATAAAGACCCTTTTTGTCTGCTTTGTTTTATTTACAGTATGCCCGCTGGCAGCAAAGGCGCAAAAGCTATTTACTGATACCGCAGGCGGCTATAAATTAGCTTGGGCCGATGAATTTAACAAAGACGGTGCACCCGATACCACCAACTGGAAGTTTGAAAAGGGCTTTGTACGCAATCACGAAGCGCAGTGGTATCAGCCACAAAATGCAAGTTGCAAAAACGGTATCTTGACCATTAAGGCGAATAAGGAGCATATCCCAAATCCTATTTATACCGCGGGAAGCAACAACTGGAAAAACAATCGTGAGTTTATTGACTATACCTCGTCCAGCATGAATACGCGTGGACAGCATAGTTGGCAATACGGGCGTTTTGTAATGCGCGCGCGTATTGACGTTGATCCGGGTATTTGGCCCGCGTTTTGGACATTAGGCGTAAGTAAATCCTGGCCATCCAACGGCGAGATTGATATCATGGAATACTATCGGGGCAATTTGCTGGCCAATATTGCCTGTGGTACGGCAAAAGCCAATAATGCCAAATGGTACAGCACCAAAAAGTCACTCGATTCGTTAGGTGTGGGATGGAGCAAAAAATTTCATGTATGGCGGATGGATTGGGATGAAACCGCTATCAGCTTATTTGTTGACGATAAACTACTAAACCGTGTTGAATTAAACGACTTGATAAATCGCGATGGCAGCAATTTTAACCCCTTTATGCAGCCGCACTATATTTTGCTGAATTTGGCCATCGGTGGTGATAACGGCGGCGACCCATCTCCCACTGCATTTCCA
- a CDS encoding glycoside hydrolase family 35 protein — translation MSLKVNLKALLLAALITVQLQSRAQVKHTFAFGDTDFLLDSKPFQMISGEMHYPRVPREAWRARMKMAKAMGLNTIGTYVFWNLHEPQKGKFDFSGNNDVAEFVKIAQQEGLWVILRPSPYVCAEWEFGGYPYWLQNQKGLVVRSKDPQYLKEYETYIKEIGKQLAPLQINHGGNILMVQIENEYGSYGSDKEYLAINEKLFKEAGFDGLLYTCDPAADVAKGHLPGMLPAVNGIDNPARVRKIVNDNHSGKGPYYVAEWYPAWFDWWGTQHHTVPASRYSVHLDTVLAAGISINMYMFHGGTTRAFMNGANYKDTSPYEPQTSSYDYDAPLDEAGNATPKFLAFRSVIEKYLPKGKTLPPVPAAKPAMHINAIKLTQTGVLLSNLPVPRSSAKPLTFEDLNQAYGYVLYRTTLTGGKAGILKVKELRDYAVVMVNGKTVGTMDRRSVQDSLAITLPAGKVTLDILVENMGRVNFGKYLLTNKKGITEKVLFAGTELTGWKTYSLPFANLTGIKYAASNKGNTPAVKKGSFNLATVADTYLDMRTWGKGVVWVNGHNLGRYWSIGPQQTIYLPAEWLRKGVNSIEVLELLKPEQTQLSSLNKPILDQLR, via the coding sequence ATGAGTTTAAAAGTAAACCTTAAAGCGCTGTTATTGGCGGCGTTAATAACTGTCCAGTTGCAAAGCCGAGCGCAGGTTAAACACACATTTGCCTTTGGCGATACCGATTTTTTGTTGGATAGTAAACCTTTCCAGATGATCAGCGGCGAAATGCACTACCCGCGTGTACCACGCGAGGCCTGGCGCGCCCGCATGAAAATGGCCAAAGCCATGGGCTTAAATACCATTGGAACCTATGTATTTTGGAACCTGCATGAGCCGCAAAAAGGCAAGTTTGATTTCAGCGGCAATAACGATGTGGCCGAGTTTGTAAAGATAGCCCAACAAGAAGGCCTATGGGTGATTTTACGCCCAAGCCCATATGTTTGTGCCGAGTGGGAGTTTGGAGGTTACCCTTACTGGCTGCAAAACCAGAAAGGCCTGGTGGTACGCAGTAAAGACCCGCAATACCTGAAAGAGTATGAAACCTATATCAAAGAGATTGGCAAGCAACTGGCGCCGCTGCAAATCAACCATGGTGGTAATATTTTGATGGTACAGATAGAGAACGAATACGGATCGTACGGCAGCGATAAAGAGTACCTGGCTATTAACGAGAAGCTTTTTAAAGAAGCAGGCTTTGATGGCTTACTTTACACTTGCGATCCGGCCGCTGATGTGGCAAAAGGACATTTGCCCGGCATGCTGCCCGCGGTTAATGGCATTGATAACCCAGCCAGGGTTAGAAAGATCGTCAACGATAACCACAGCGGCAAAGGCCCCTATTATGTTGCCGAGTGGTATCCTGCCTGGTTTGATTGGTGGGGAACACAGCACCATACCGTGCCGGCATCAAGGTACAGTGTGCATTTAGATACGGTACTGGCGGCTGGCATCTCCATCAACATGTACATGTTTCATGGCGGCACTACCCGTGCTTTTATGAATGGTGCAAATTATAAGGACACGTCGCCCTACGAGCCGCAAACCAGTAGCTACGATTATGATGCGCCGCTGGATGAAGCAGGTAATGCGACACCTAAGTTTTTGGCTTTTAGAAGCGTGATCGAAAAGTATCTGCCCAAAGGAAAAACGCTGCCACCTGTGCCAGCCGCCAAGCCTGCTATGCACATTAACGCGATAAAACTTACACAAACTGGCGTGTTATTGAGCAACCTGCCTGTCCCCAGGTCAAGCGCGAAACCGCTTACCTTCGAGGATTTAAATCAGGCATACGGTTATGTATTGTATCGCACAACTTTAACCGGCGGCAAAGCAGGTATTTTAAAAGTGAAAGAACTACGCGATTACGCCGTTGTGATGGTTAATGGTAAAACCGTAGGTACCATGGACCGCCGCAGTGTGCAGGATAGTTTAGCTATTACGCTACCTGCCGGAAAAGTGACGCTTGATATATTGGTTGAAAACATGGGCCGGGTAAACTTTGGCAAATATTTGTTGACTAATAAAAAAGGCATTACCGAAAAAGTACTGTTTGCCGGTACTGAACTTACAGGCTGGAAAACATATAGCCTGCCATTTGCCAACCTTACCGGGATAAAATACGCGGCATCAAACAAAGGGAATACTCCCGCCGTAAAAAAAGGGAGTTTTAATTTAGCTACCGTTGCTGATACTTATTTGGATATGCGCACCTGGGGTAAAGGCGTAGTATGGGTAAATGGGCATAACCTGGGCAGATATTGGAGCATCGGTCCGCAACAAACCATATACCTGCCTGCCGAATGGCTGAGAAAAGGCGTCAACTCGATTGAAGTTTTGGAATTATTGAAGCCTGAACAAACGCAATTATCTTCGTTAAATAAACCTATATTAGATCAATTGCGGTAA
- a CDS encoding glycoside hydrolase family 2 protein, which yields MKKRIFLLLCLFISVKMYAQDRLITNIGARKALSLNGTWQYIVDPYETGFYDYRYKELDEKNPDAYWNTDIPKNKTEKKEHGYIDKYSLQVPGDWNHQKPEFLYYEGTVWYRKTFDFHPADGATKYYLYFGAVNYRADVYLNGKKLGMHIGGFTPFNFAIPTSLLKEKGNYLVVKVDNKRGADEVPTLNTDWWNYGGITRDVKLVEVPPTFIQDYVIQLKKPEPGKAPSASPEVEGWVKLNNVKAGELINISIPELKFKKQIAATGQITKVSFNLPKLQLWSPEHPKLYQVSVSAGVDKIEDKIGFRTIEAFGKQVLLNGKPVFMRGICIHGEIPLDVRRAVGPDDAKQLLNQAHELGCNMVRLAHYPHDEAMTRMADSLGILVWSEIPVYWTINFASPAVLDKAKAQLKEMITRDHNRASIIIWSVGNETPISPTRTDFMHKLIIRAKELDQTRMISAALEVNYGSMKDMNIVDDPLGAFVDLVAFNEYLGWYGGLPDQCRKTNWSTPYNKPLFISETGGGAKGGFHADSLTRYSEEYQEWYFKEQVAMLKRMPDSFVGITPWVLNDFRSPKRNNPVYQEGWNRKGLYDDKGTKKKAFYIMQAWYKEIENKFSH from the coding sequence ATGAAAAAAAGAATATTCTTGTTGCTTTGCCTATTCATAAGCGTTAAAATGTATGCGCAGGATAGGCTGATCACTAATATTGGGGCACGCAAAGCATTATCGTTAAATGGCACGTGGCAGTATATTGTTGACCCTTATGAAACTGGTTTTTACGATTACCGTTATAAAGAACTGGACGAGAAAAACCCCGATGCTTATTGGAATACCGATATCCCTAAAAATAAAACCGAAAAGAAAGAGCATGGCTATATAGACAAATACAGCTTGCAGGTTCCCGGCGACTGGAACCATCAAAAACCAGAGTTTTTATATTACGAGGGAACGGTGTGGTACCGTAAGACCTTTGATTTCCATCCTGCCGATGGTGCCACCAAATACTACCTTTATTTTGGTGCGGTTAATTATCGTGCTGATGTTTATTTAAACGGTAAGAAACTGGGCATGCATATCGGCGGATTTACGCCTTTCAATTTTGCCATTCCAACATCGCTACTGAAAGAGAAAGGCAACTATTTAGTGGTGAAGGTAGATAACAAACGCGGTGCCGATGAAGTGCCTACCTTAAATACCGACTGGTGGAACTATGGTGGCATTACCCGCGATGTTAAACTGGTAGAAGTGCCGCCAACCTTTATACAGGATTATGTGATACAGCTAAAAAAACCTGAACCGGGCAAAGCGCCATCGGCAAGTCCGGAAGTTGAAGGCTGGGTAAAACTGAACAATGTCAAGGCCGGCGAGTTGATTAATATCAGCATACCTGAGTTAAAATTCAAAAAACAAATTGCCGCTACCGGCCAAATAACTAAAGTTAGCTTCAATTTGCCTAAACTGCAATTGTGGTCGCCTGAACATCCTAAGCTTTACCAGGTAAGCGTATCAGCCGGGGTGGATAAGATTGAAGACAAGATTGGCTTTCGCACCATTGAAGCTTTTGGAAAACAGGTTTTGCTGAATGGTAAGCCGGTGTTTATGCGGGGCATTTGTATTCATGGCGAAATACCGCTGGACGTACGCCGGGCTGTCGGGCCTGATGACGCCAAACAACTGCTGAACCAGGCGCATGAATTAGGTTGCAACATGGTACGGCTGGCCCATTACCCACATGATGAGGCGATGACCCGTATGGCCGATTCGCTGGGGATATTGGTTTGGTCGGAAATACCAGTGTACTGGACCATTAATTTTGCCAGTCCGGCCGTGCTTGATAAAGCCAAGGCACAACTAAAGGAAATGATCACCCGCGATCATAACCGTGCCAGCATCATTATATGGTCGGTAGGCAACGAGACCCCCATTAGCCCAACCCGTACCGATTTTATGCACAAGCTCATCATTCGCGCTAAAGAACTTGACCAGACCCGCATGATATCAGCGGCGCTGGAAGTGAACTATGGCTCGATGAAAGACATGAATATAGTGGACGACCCGCTGGGTGCCTTTGTTGATCTGGTTGCTTTTAACGAGTATTTGGGCTGGTATGGTGGCCTGCCCGATCAGTGTCGCAAAACCAACTGGAGTACACCATACAACAAGCCGCTATTTATCAGCGAAACTGGCGGCGGTGCCAAAGGAGGATTCCATGCCGATTCGTTAACCCGTTATAGCGAGGAATACCAGGAATGGTATTTTAAAGAGCAGGTGGCTATGTTAAAACGCATGCCTGATAGTTTTGTCGGTATCACCCCCTGGGTACTGAATGATTTCCGGTCGCCCAAACGCAACAACCCTGTTTACCAGGAAGGCTGGAACCGTAAAGGTCTTTATGATGATAAGGGGACTAAAAAGAAAGCCTTTTACATTATGCAGGCCTGGTATAAAGAAATTGAAAATAAATTTTCTCACTAA
- a CDS encoding glycoside hydrolase family 43 protein: MKAYKYLLLAICFTIGTASAQKTEKAVQAQSFSPGQIWPDNNGIHINAHGGGLLYAKSTYYWFGEHKIAGGAGNRAMVGVHCYSSKDLYNWKDEGIALKVSADSTNDIAKGCILERPKVVYNKKSKKYVMWFHLELRGQGYKVARAGLATADNVTGPYTFIKSYRPNAGFMPFYPEGTSETEKVNCDHPATKSDGFFCRDLPGGQMARDMNVFVDDDGKAYHIFSAEENFTLDIAELNDEFTEHTGKFARVYVGHQTEAPAIFKHNGIYYMIGSGTTGWAPNPARWFSAKSIMGPWTYHGNPCVGKGSEITFGGQSTYVLPVAGKKDAFIFMADKWTPKDAIDGRYLWLPITFKGDDIEINWLDTWGLDVFKKIG; the protein is encoded by the coding sequence ATGAAAGCATACAAATACCTTTTACTTGCAATTTGCTTTACCATAGGTACCGCATCAGCACAAAAAACAGAGAAGGCTGTGCAAGCGCAAAGCTTTTCGCCCGGGCAGATATGGCCGGATAACAACGGTATACACATTAATGCCCATGGCGGGGGATTATTGTATGCAAAAAGCACCTACTATTGGTTCGGTGAACATAAAATTGCCGGCGGCGCGGGCAACCGGGCCATGGTAGGCGTACACTGTTACTCATCAAAAGACCTGTATAACTGGAAGGATGAGGGTATCGCGCTAAAAGTGTCTGCCGATTCGACCAACGACATTGCCAAAGGGTGTATCCTGGAAAGGCCCAAGGTGGTTTATAATAAAAAGAGTAAAAAATATGTAATGTGGTTTCACCTTGAACTGCGTGGACAGGGTTATAAAGTCGCCCGGGCAGGTTTGGCCACCGCTGATAACGTTACCGGACCATATACCTTTATTAAAAGTTACCGCCCCAACGCCGGTTTTATGCCTTTTTATCCCGAAGGTACGTCCGAAACCGAAAAAGTTAATTGCGATCACCCGGCTACCAAAAGCGATGGCTTTTTTTGCCGCGACCTGCCCGGCGGGCAAATGGCCCGCGATATGAACGTGTTTGTTGACGATGATGGTAAAGCTTATCATATCTTTTCGGCCGAGGAAAACTTTACCCTTGACATAGCCGAGCTGAATGATGAGTTTACCGAGCACACGGGCAAATTTGCCCGTGTATACGTAGGCCACCAAACCGAAGCCCCCGCTATATTTAAACATAACGGTATTTATTATATGATCGGTTCGGGCACAACCGGCTGGGCGCCTAACCCAGCGCGCTGGTTCAGTGCAAAATCAATTATGGGGCCATGGACCTATCATGGCAACCCCTGTGTTGGTAAAGGTTCTGAAATTACTTTTGGAGGGCAAAGTACTTATGTGCTGCCCGTTGCAGGTAAAAAAGATGCGTTTATATTTATGGCTGATAAATGGACACCTAAAGATGCAATTGACGGTCGTTATCTTTGGCTGCCAATTACTTTTAAGGGCGATGATATTGAAATAAACTGGCTGGACACCTGGGGCCTGGACGTATTTAAAAAAATAGGATGA
- a CDS encoding DUF2264 domain-containing protein, protein MRTIILLAAILGIANCATAQIPNPPLSKDRKFWLDEGWLNIGLYGEQPGLADFYITTGSLYTPMNIFLPLGLPYSDEFWGTPALPWTSVKIWNGTDTEAEADHAMDTNKS, encoded by the coding sequence ATGAGAACGATAATACTATTGGCCGCTATACTTGGCATCGCAAATTGCGCTACCGCACAAATACCAAATCCCCCACTAAGTAAAGACCGGAAATTTTGGTTAGATGAGGGTTGGCTCAATATCGGTTTATATGGGGAACAGCCCGGTTTAGCTGATTTTTATATTACGACCGGTAGTTTATACACCCCCATGAATATCTTTCTACCCTTAGGCTTACCCTATTCCGATGAGTTTTGGGGTACGCCCGCTTTACCGTGGACATCAGTAAAAATATGGAATGGAACGGATACCGAAGCCGAAGCCGACCATGCGATGGACACCAATAAATCTTAA